The genomic window ACCTTCAAACATCaaaaatcagcaaaaaaataaaaaggcttcTATTAAAACCTGTTTAGTTTTTAACAAATGAGTCACTACTAGTAGCTTAAAAAGTGGAATTGTTTTGGAGACACCTTTCACACACACCTTGATAAAGGCCCGTGAGTTGATGGGGTAATAGTTTCCAGCGATGGGCTCTGACTGCTTCAGGTTCCAAGTCGGCCTGAAATCTTTCCTTCAggacaaaacaagaaacaaaaacacgtATCCGAGTGTCCCGATGAGACACAGTAAGTCCTGTaccacattttatttacattcttcttttaaatacaCATTCTGCTATCTGGTGGAATATTTTGCCATCATAGCCTCGACTAACTTCTAAAACTTTGCCAAATGTAAATAGTAGGagctttatttcttcatttaaaaaaaaaaaaaaaaaaaaaaaaaaaagagttcagcATACTTTCTCTGCAGCACCTCTCTGCCATTGGAGTCCGTGTAGAAATATTCATCTGTTTGAATGCTGGTGTCGAAGCGAGTGATCACCTCCTTCCCCAGGTCATCACTAatagattaaaagaaaaaaaatgtgacagatgaagaaatactttttttgtctCCAAAATTAAGTgatacaaaaaaaggaaaacaacaatTACTTATAGTCAAGAAAATAACATATTGTTATATCAATGTGCCGATATACAATTTGTGCAGAAAACTATAAACCACTGTCGTGCATATGTGACGATTCACACTCACTCAATGGGCAGCGGTCCGACTGTCCACTCCAGCTCCAGAGCTCTGCTGTCGCTATAGAGACGAACCACCTGAGACACCCAGGGAGAGAACCACTGCCTCACCTCCTGAACAACAGGAGTCTGCAAGAAGGAAACCACACaaataatcatctttttttttttttttttaaatcaactttcTACCATTAACTTTTGCCAATTACTGAAACTTAAACATATCCTGTAACTTTCTACTTAACATAGTCATTGTGACATAGTCCATTTGCTTCAGTACAATTATTTTCAAGCCTTAAGTTTGGCATTTCAGTCGTcacttttttgctgttttggaGCAAGGAGTGTGGATTCAGATTGCCACAATCTCTACAGGTGTGCAGTTGCCCTAAAGCATACCTAGCTTGTCTATTTAATCTAAATGAGACCATGatcaaataaaatctaaaactCTGCATTAAAGAAGACtattaaaaaagtgatttagaaCATAAGCTCattaggaaaatgtttactgaggtaaTAAATCATCAGACATCGGTTCATTACTTTTCATGACTTTTTGAGTCTTCAGCTGAATCTCCCCCTGCTGGTAGTTATAAAGAATGCATTTAAGGCACTACAGTGTTGCATTCGTTTGGAAACCCAGAAGCTATgtcctgtttctttcttttttttttttaaataatgtctatcatttaaaatcacagatCTTGGCATCTTGAGTGTCCTAACAGATACAAACAGCAGGCACCCTAATGATTAGGGATGTCATACTACTACTGACGTCAAAAGGATTATTTATGAGTCATTACAAGGTGATGGAGCTGTGTATGTTACCTGAATGCTCTCAGTCTTTGCCGTCTTGCTGATGATGAAAGGTGTTGAGGAGTTGGGTCTGAAGATGTAGGCACCTGAAGGCTGGTTGCTCGCTGCGTTATTACCGTCACTGGCATTGTACCTGCATAAACACATTCTAACAAACGTAAGACGAGTGATCTGCAGGCGAGTTTCTGTGTACTGCTATCACAGAAGACACTAACCAGTAGAAATTCTGCGTCAGTTTAATACTCTGCTTGGTCTCCAGGTTGCTGAGGCTGCTCAAGAGGCCAGTTTCAGGGTCAAAGGTGGCTTGCAGGAACTGGAACACATGGGACATAAAAAAATCCCTCTGTTTTCAGACTAGAAATCAACCTACTTTTTTTTCAGGCAAATAAGGATAATAAATGCACACAAATCAGTTTAAAACGTACAAAGTGCACAGGATAAGCTGTTGAGTAAGCACTTGTTaacagttgtgtttttgaaatccTTGTTTTTGTGAATGTATAAGCTGCTTTTATAACACAATAATTACAATCCTCAGGAGTTCATGAAACAATTGATGCAGTTTTACCAGTAGCCATAAAACAAAAGCATGAAGAGCAAGACTTTCACACGATCTCTATCTGTCTTCTGATTTTCAAGTTTTGTTTGTGAATTCTCTGAAATtaaaaccatgtttttttttatttttatatacacTTATTCTCTGTGCTGTAGCATGAAGCAGATGCATCACATTTCGGAGGTAAAAACCTTGTTCTGGATGCTGGTGGTCGGTTGGTTGTGTGTGGAGGCTGGTGGAGGCCCGCCCTTAAGCAGCGACACAGAGTAGATGGTGAAGCCCAAAGGAGGAGCCTGCACCTGGAACAGCAGCTCGTTGACGGCGAAGCCTCGGTTTCTCCTCACATCCCGCGTGGCTGCAGACACTGGAACCACCTGGAACACAAACACGGGGAGAAGACATCGTGTTCACATTTTAAGTCGGtaagaaatgtcagaaaatacTTTATAGTCTTCATATGAAAGGAAACATTATGTGCGTCTGCAGGGCTACTTCTAAAAAGGAATGATTTTCCAGAATCTGGATTGTTTTATGAAATCCAGCCGTTCAAATACTACACTGACATCAGATGTTGTCATCAGTCAAAGCTTTGCAAGTCTGATGATGTGAGGATTGCATAATGTAGTACGAGTTTATTATGAATGTTACAGCCACAGAAAACTTCTGTGTAATTTATAATCTTCCCAAGCATGACAAAAACTGTTCATATATAAAGTGTGTATTCCTACGGAAGCCCTGAGGGACAAGTAAACTCAAAACTTTATAATCTTGTGTTCATGATTTATACAATAGAGGATGTATAATTTTTCTTGCTACATTTCTTCGTCTATAAAATCTCTTTGAAACAAATCACATACTGTATGAAGACCTTGGCACATGTAGAAGTCAGAAAACAAAGCGCTTCAGTCCTCTTTCTGCACATATTGTATTAGTCCACACTCTCTTGTTGTCAAAATGAgtatttcaacaaaaaaaaggccagATTTACTCaatttaattattgttttttttttaacgagcaaaaatgtttttcaacagttacagaagtgaaaaacctttttaaggAATTTAGATTATTATCCACCTGCCCTCAAGTGATAAACACAAGAGGAAAGACTGTTGAATAATGGAACTTTGTTGCTCACTTGCCTTTCAagtcataaaaaatatatatattttcaccGATTTAAAAGCTGGTTAAGCAGCTCCAGTTAATCACAAAGTCAAATATTCTGATTGCAGATTGGGGATACATGGTGTTACTtacatcatgtgtctgatgcTGATGCTAGTgctgccaaacacacacacacacacttacctgGCAGTCAACAGCTTTGCCGTTGGCATCCGATACAGCATACGCTGTTCCATTGACTGGCAGCCTGACCGACCAAGTGACGGGGTGAGCGAGAGGGTTGTACACATTAACTGAGAACTGAGAGTGAGAGCGATATAAAGAGAAAGGGTTAGGGTTGAGCATCATaataagtttattttttacatctagtggaaaaaataaataaacaaagggGTCccaataatgtgtgtgtgtgtgtcaccttgTTGCTGGATTCAGTGAGaggacacacactgatgttgaGGTTGTCACAGTAGACTCGCTCAGCAGACGAGCCGCTCAGAGCAGCCAGACTGTTACTGACCAACACCTGACGGAgcgataaaaaacaaaacaaattttcATCCACAATTAGAACTACAGAGACAATGGAAATATATCaaattaaaaccgcaagcggtgCCCTCACACCCCTGTGCATGTGGGGGTGTGTCGCGACCACGGGGAGAacggcatatgccactcatacGCGGCATATGCCATAgcatatgagtggcatatgccgtTTAGGTCAACTCATGTGCTGCTGGCACATGGCGCGGCATATGAGGCATATGCCACACAGGACAAGACCGGCATATGCCCGAAGCTTTAGTTTCTTTGTGAAGATTTAGTTACCTGACAATGCTGCCAGCCTGTAGCGAGCCTCCTGGCGTAGTCGTTGGCAACGTGTTGTTTCTCTGTGCCTGACACAGCATCATGGtgctgagccacagccatgGCTTTCTCTGACAGAGAAGAATTAAGGACATTTCTGGTGAGTTATTCTGCTATTTGTAATATGGCAGAATCTTTTCTCACTCAAGTATAAACATGACCACTAGATGGAAACTACTTCCCTCCTGACTGGTCAGTGCCATTAGTATGAagtaagacaaaacaaaactcacTCATGGTCTGGCTGTCTCCGTTACCAAAAGGCCCATTCTTGGAGACTGGACCACCGAGTACTTCCAGCTGGTTACATGTCTGCAAAACATAAATCACAGTCACACTGTCTCAAGAGTCTTTAGACCTTTTTCATCACAGATCAGTGTATTTAGAATTTTAGAAACCGATTTGACATTGTTCACCTGCAGTCGCAATGATCCCATGTTTAGCTGTGTTTGATGAATTCTGCTCAGTCAGTTTGGGTTTACCGACTTTCAAATAAGTTGCTTCGTGAAATCTTTCACTTATGTGTCCTCTGTTTAAAGGTATTTTCACTGCATATCTACTATTCTTTATGCTTTGAATGTACAGGCAGTATTTGGATGTTGGCTTTGATAACAATAAATATGCTTTTCAACTGGAGGCGTGGAACTGAAAACTACCTGCAGGTTGCTGTTGCTGACCCTCTCATAACGTTTCAGTGCCGGTCGGCTGGTAAAGTAGCCGGTCCAGAAGTCATGAGCATCGTCGGCATAGGGGAAAAAATCATCCGTCTTCAAAGCCCTGGGTTAAAAAGACTAAGACGTTATAGCACAATGGGTACAATTCAAAAATTGTTCCTCAAACCAGCACATTTCCCTGTTCATTTAGAGTTCACCGTACCAGCTGAGGTTTGCTCTGTGCAGCTCCTgcaggtagcaggagggggtCGAGTAGAGCACATTGACTTTGATGCCATTCGCCTGCTGGGCGTTAACGTAGTGGATCAGCTTGTCCAGATTTTTGTACCACAGGTTGGCGTTCTCATACTGGAAGTCTGATCCCATGGTCATGATAATGTGATTGGTCTTATACACCTCAGACTGAAGGAGAAGAACGTTGAGGAGAATTAAAAAGGTATGATCAAACGTGAGCATGGCCAGGAAGTGAATGTCCCAATCTTATcgttaaagttaaaaaaaaacttttctttacTACAttccctttaaaataaatgctaGCTGATATCACACCTGTCAGGATACACTTGTGATCAGGTTCAATTCAAGGGCCTGCTATCGCTAAGGCCCAAGATCACAGGCACGTGTAACAGAATCACTTAACGTGATGTCATCATTTATTACTTACAACTCAATAGGTCAATGTAGTcactttttataaatgttattgAACCATTGATCATTACACTAATACTGACTCCTGCTCAGAGTTCTTGTGCAGTTTTATTTATTAGGCATAGTTTATTAAAGATTGCAGCTTTTACTCATATGAGCCCCTATGAGATATAGTGTTGATGTTAAGGTGAGTGGGTGTGTCTCTAACCTGACTGCCAGCGATGGTGAGGAAGCGATTCACCACATCATTGACATTATAGTCCTCCAGGTCAGGgtcgtctctgattggtgggtCATCACAGGACTGATCCCAGCAGAAGCCTTCAGGGGGGTTGTACCCATTGGGAAGgatcccttaaaaaaaaaagaaaaaaaaagaaatgacctCGTCATGCACCTTTTTCCAACAGATAATGGAAAGAAAAATTGTTTAACAATTATTTGGTTAAGTGCAGGTCTTTTGTTACCAGTAAAGAGGTCTGCTATGGGGGGCGTGAGGCTGTCAGAGGCTCTCCACAGAAGCTCCTGCTCCTTCGCGATCATCCTGTGACGCCGATCCTGGTAGTCCAGACGTCCAAAGAAGAAGCCGTCATACCCCATCTTGTTCAAAACACACAGGACACGGTTAGGCTGAAGCTCAGacataaatcaaacaaactTAGGTGGATTAAAAATTCAAAGGAACCGCTTCTGATTTTGGTAAATATGCAGCTTTGCTTACTTGATGAGAATCAAAGCAGAAGATGAATACCTCTCGCTGGTCTGTACAGCTAAGTGAATGCTAAAACatgcttagcttagcataatgacTGGAAACAAGGGGGAACTAGTTCACCTCTTTGTGCAGGTAGCAAACTCTGCCCGCTAGCACCTTTAATACTAAATTActtctcatttttattttgaccagATACAAATCTGATCTCATTTGTTGGACTGCCTCTTTAAGATAAACTACCTGCGCAAACATGGAGGCGTGTTCACGAGCGTGGCCAAAGGGGTCTATGTGCCAGGCGACACGAGGGCGACCACAAGGACCGAAAGTCTCGTTGAGGAACCTCAGGCCCATCGTCATCTGGTCGATGACAGCGCTGTAGTGAGTGGTGGCCTCGTCACTCATGCACCAGCCCCCGTTGACAAACTCCAGACGGCCTGAAGGCAAAAAGGAGGAATCAGGTAAAAATGTTTCTCCAGGTTACGGAGGAGAACCCTTGTAGTGGAAAGGTAGAGTTTTTGGTTGATGCACCTTCATTAACAAGCTGTTTGACGGTCTGCTGCATGCTGGCGCTCTGCTGTTTCCACCAGCGGTAGAAGAACGCTGTCTCCACATAGATAAACCTCCGGTCCGGGTTCTTTAAGAGCTGATCCACCACAGAGTCCAGGATGTACTGCACTCCTGCATGCTGGATGTCATTACGAtctacacacagatacacagatacacagagacacacacacacacacacacacgcacacgcacacgcacacgcacacgcacacgcacacgcacacgcacacgcacacgcacacacagcagacaAAGGCAAAAGTGTGTCGAAGGTTTGACTGATactcaaatgtatttacaatAATATATGAAACATTTCACCTTCTCTGTAAagatgtttccatggcaacattTCAGAAACACTATGGATGacctttttaaatcattttcaagtttttttaaccataaaacTTAACACTCATGTGCACCCATGCACTTTTCCACAGCAGGTGATCTCTGTTTATAGAACCACTAAAGGTCAAAAACAGATGGTGGATCTCTATAAAAAAGAAGGGAGACATGTGATGCTGAAGCAGACAAGCTGGTCACTGAATCACTCTCTCGCATTATAAAGAAGTGTTATCACAGTGTTTGTTAGTGAAGATGGCTGACAGAAGTCACATGACAGGACATTAAAAGGATTGTTTTCAACCTGCTTTGTTGAGAAAAcaaattgtaaaaatgaaaagtgttATGTAAAAGCCTTTATAAATATGTAACGGTGATTTCCTTTTAGGGTTTTATGATTGTAGAGATGGAAACATGACATGAGTCTAGGTGCGGTGCTGAATTGAACACGATTTAgttgcgctctctctctcttagagAGGTGAAATGTGCAGCAGAATTTTAAAATGATCCGACAGAAAGTTTACTTTGATCTGTCGGAGAAAAAGCTGCCTCAAGGTTCACATTGGTACTCTGAAAGATGAATCGCAATAATAttgtgagcgtcagcagctgtagagcaagatTTTTGAAATGGAGGACGCACCACCCTCTcttaaatcggaggtgtggaagcattccctgcttccccaagacagaaaatgaaagaggtgagaagataacagacaaaagacaaaagatgTGTGCAAATATTGCGAGAAGACTCAACTAGTGTAACTTGTGGACAGGTTTCGCACTAGATAACATATCACAGCTTTTGCAGCCTACTTTATACTTCTTAGGCTTTCAGTGTTCAACTACTAAACCAGTGCTGTCAAAGAGTGAACTACAGAAGTACAGGAAACAGACCCTTGATATCATGCATATTAAATAAGTGCTTAAATGGCTTCTCATGTGTTACTGACCTCCATAGTAATACTGGTCAACAGTCTTGAGCCAGCCGACATCATCGTGTGTGTGAGGGACCAGGTGGACGTTCAGCATGTCTGGCTTGGTGGCATGAcatgactacacacacacacacacacacacacacacacacacacacacacacacacacacacacacacacacacacacacacacacacacacacacacacacacacacacacacacacacacacacacacacacacacacacacacacacacacacacacacacacacacacacacacacacacacacacacacacacacaaaaacacacttaatAGGATGGCTACTGCACCACACAGTCAGTACAAGTAATATAGAGATACACGAGTACAAGATTAGTTCcccaaaacaaaatgtcaaagcaGATCATTCGTATGAAACTGAAAGTATCCCTAGCAGGAAATCAGAAACTTACTTTatcatgtaaacatttttttttaataaaagtaaTAACACATGATACATGTAAAATGAGCTGACCTCGTATCCGCAGGTAGAAGTTTGTTGTGTGTCCTGGCCCAGAGGAAAACTTAAAACCCCatagaggaggaagaagaggacaacagccagctgctgctgctgctgcctggacgccatgttgaaaaaatgaaaagttatcATATGACTTCTGTTTATATTCGGTGGAGTCACGTGACGGGACCTCCCAATGGAGTGGACGGGAGGAGGCTGTGCCCTCATTTCAGACTCTCAGGCAGCAGGGACGAGAAACGAAACCGCGGGCAGAACGATGCTGAAGTCAAAGTAAGATGTGTCACTCCGTAAGAAGCAATGTAAAGCCAATCTTCAAGTACGGTTAC from Labrus bergylta chromosome 1, fLabBer1.1, whole genome shotgun sequence includes these protein-coding regions:
- the man2b1 gene encoding lysosomal alpha-mannosidase — protein: MITFHFFNMASRQQQQQLAVVLFFLLYGVLSFPLGQDTQQTSTCGYESCHATKPDMLNVHLVPHTHDDVGWLKTVDQYYYGDRNDIQHAGVQYILDSVVDQLLKNPDRRFIYVETAFFYRWWKQQSASMQQTVKQLVNEGRLEFVNGGWCMSDEATTHYSAVIDQMTMGLRFLNETFGPCGRPRVAWHIDPFGHAREHASMFAQMGYDGFFFGRLDYQDRRHRMIAKEQELLWRASDSLTPPIADLFTGILPNGYNPPEGFCWDQSCDDPPIRDDPDLEDYNVNDVVNRFLTIAGSQSEVYKTNHIIMTMGSDFQYENANLWYKNLDKLIHYVNAQQANGIKVNVLYSTPSCYLQELHRANLSWALKTDDFFPYADDAHDFWTGYFTSRPALKRYERVSNSNLQTCNQLEVLGGPVSKNGPFGNGDSQTMKKAMAVAQHHDAVSGTEKQHVANDYARRLATGWQHCQVLVSNSLAALSGSSAERVYCDNLNISVCPLTESSNKFSVNVYNPLAHPVTWSVRLPVNGTAYAVSDANGKAVDCQVVPVSAATRDVRRNRGFAVNELLFQVQAPPLGFTIYSVSLLKGGPPPASTHNQPTTSIQNKFLQATFDPETGLLSSLSNLETKQSIKLTQNFYWYNASDGNNAASNQPSGAYIFRPNSSTPFIISKTAKTESIQTPVVQEVRQWFSPWVSQVVRLYSDSRALELEWTVGPLPIDDDLGKEVITRFDTSIQTDEYFYTDSNGREVLQRKKDFRPTWNLKQSEPIAGNYYPINSRAFIKDDTDQLTVVTDRSQGGGSLHNGSLEIMLHRRLLYDDVRGVGEPLNETSHIFPEGLVVRGRLLLSLDRPPSAADAHRPLAQEMVLQPLLTFTDGDLHPNTKLEFSGLQAALPPAVHLLTLTQWDKDSVLLRLEHQFQSWESKVNSQPVTVNLQKLFSTLEVLGVSELNLSANQWKDEMNRFKWTPQSGEKPLLKTFQDPSPWEVTLKPMEIRTFLLRVSLK